In a genomic window of Pleurocapsa sp. PCC 7319:
- a CDS encoding glycosyltransferase family 4 protein, translating to MEKLIILPSWCESLGGMTVSLSMTIAGFDKLQSLDRISVLVKANSLLENYLQHQGQGDCLQPIVATDGAQFYERALKWVAQQPRDYPLLIENCTTLYLLPILARNILQLKLSRRRVYHCFRDAAYSYNLGGNLLRKLIFAGLAPGAICNSQFTSEKVAKNLGLKIKGILYPPLEREKFSIRSPKSEAPSELKPILASGAKIMLTPTRISKPGQINDKNLRGLILVLAKLKELGANYHSVIIGQDHSPEQINSKNLLQLAMELKVSERLTILPPSFSIPDYYQHANVLVTLAPREPFGRTVVEAVSSGVPVVGSCTGGIGEILSNFAPHWMVNPEDPQAVAQTIIELERNYHDQTSQTLLKGQQWIEANCNPQEYARKLAKIVDLDLKPETVKL from the coding sequence GTGGAAAAACTAATAATACTACCTTCTTGGTGCGAAAGTTTGGGTGGAATGACTGTTTCCCTTTCGATGACGATCGCGGGATTTGATAAATTGCAGAGCTTAGATCGTATAAGTGTACTAGTCAAAGCCAATTCTCTGTTAGAAAATTACCTGCAGCACCAAGGTCAAGGAGACTGCCTCCAGCCAATTGTAGCAACTGATGGCGCTCAATTTTATGAACGAGCACTAAAATGGGTTGCTCAACAACCACGAGACTATCCTTTACTCATAGAAAACTGTACAACTCTTTATCTACTGCCCATTCTGGCTCGTAACATCCTTCAATTAAAGTTAAGCCGTCGCCGAGTTTATCATTGTTTCCGTGATGCAGCATATTCCTACAATCTTGGGGGTAATTTATTGCGAAAACTGATTTTTGCTGGTCTGGCACCGGGAGCAATTTGTAATTCTCAGTTTACCTCTGAGAAAGTTGCCAAAAATTTGGGACTTAAAATTAAAGGAATTTTATATCCACCCTTAGAGCGAGAGAAGTTTAGCATTCGCTCACCTAAGAGTGAAGCACCGTCAGAATTAAAACCAATCCTCGCTTCTGGAGCCAAGATCATGCTGACTCCAACGCGAATTAGCAAACCAGGACAGATTAATGACAAGAATCTACGAGGTCTAATTTTAGTTTTAGCTAAGTTAAAGGAGCTGGGGGCTAACTATCACAGTGTGATTATTGGTCAAGACCATTCTCCAGAACAGATCAATAGTAAGAACTTACTTCAATTAGCGATGGAGCTAAAGGTATCCGAACGCCTGACCATTTTACCTCCTAGTTTTTCCATTCCAGATTACTATCAACATGCTAATGTCCTAGTTACATTAGCTCCTAGAGAGCCTTTTGGTCGTACGGTAGTCGAAGCAGTATCTAGTGGTGTACCAGTAGTTGGCAGTTGTACTGGTGGTATTGGGGAAATTTTAAGTAATTTTGCCCCCCATTGGATGGTCAATCCTGAAGATCCCCAAGCCGTCGCCCAAACCATTATTGAGCTTGAGCGCAACTACCACGATCAAACTAGCCAGACCTTGCTCAAAGGACAACAATGGATTGAAGCCAATTGCAATCCCCAAGAATATGCTCGGAAACTGGCGAAAATTGTTGACCTGGATTTAAAACCCGAGACAGTAAAACTTTAA
- a CDS encoding O-antigen ligase: MTQIITRQNYPQPQKSSERLFRGLFLRWGALNLTEKVVCANIVLLPVWWLVGITNYMLSSISLGIIIYEWRHYGELRLKRPSWAVIALFAFFAYGYLDNVLLYLNAYWTVDIPSDMRVNPNTLIKSILSFAVPFLIWYIQSNKAKVRLEVVAWACSVSVIQMFIGWLIFKFAFVGWIDNPPRTLYAILTGKKSFDPADVGGWGNYLAFYDEDRVRFFFNHYQATASYLGFVGLIAVELKNRVWSFLLLLGCSFLIFLIASRSVWLALPAALMIRFFITLVRLRLTAFVFALLALFSFAAFSLTPLTQQLFATYNETASSVASARVGSTEIRGLVYKETWERIPDRIFFGHKVEGPPAVEGNATFYVQDSGIRIGSHSFYLGDLLYQKGVLGMGIFLAFWAALLAWFYETRRERPMLWPPVLALFTFQLAVTSLQFSMIASILMCMLIHQRGQVNHNPFARSALWKN; encoded by the coding sequence ATGACTCAAATCATAACTAGACAAAATTATCCTCAACCTCAAAAGTCCTCAGAAAGATTGTTTAGAGGACTTTTTCTCCGTTGGGGTGCTCTCAACTTAACCGAAAAAGTTGTCTGCGCAAATATAGTCTTGCTTCCAGTCTGGTGGCTCGTAGGAATCACCAACTATATGTTGTCCTCGATATCTTTAGGAATAATAATTTACGAATGGCGTCATTATGGTGAATTAAGATTAAAACGTCCTAGTTGGGCAGTAATTGCCTTATTCGCCTTTTTTGCATACGGCTACTTAGACAATGTTTTACTTTATTTGAATGCTTACTGGACTGTAGATATACCTTCAGATATGAGGGTCAATCCCAATACTCTGATCAAGTCAATTCTTTCATTTGCAGTTCCCTTCCTGATTTGGTACATCCAAAGTAACAAGGCTAAAGTGCGTCTAGAGGTCGTTGCTTGGGCCTGCTCAGTCAGCGTGATTCAAATGTTTATAGGCTGGCTAATTTTTAAATTCGCCTTTGTTGGATGGATTGATAATCCACCTCGCACTCTCTATGCCATACTGACAGGAAAAAAAAGCTTTGATCCAGCAGATGTTGGAGGTTGGGGCAATTACTTGGCGTTTTACGACGAAGATCGAGTCAGATTTTTCTTTAATCATTATCAAGCAACAGCTTCATATTTAGGTTTCGTAGGTTTAATCGCTGTAGAACTCAAAAATCGTGTTTGGTCATTCCTGCTTTTATTAGGTTGCAGCTTCTTGATTTTTTTAATTGCTTCACGTTCAGTTTGGTTAGCATTACCAGCAGCGTTAATGATTCGCTTTTTCATAACTTTAGTTAGACTACGATTGACTGCATTCGTGTTTGCGCTATTAGCTCTGTTTAGTTTTGCAGCATTTTCTCTTACTCCTCTCACTCAACAGCTTTTCGCGACTTATAACGAGACAGCATCAAGCGTAGCTAGTGCTCGTGTCGGGTCTACTGAAATTCGAGGTTTAGTATATAAAGAAACTTGGGAAAGAATTCCCGACAGAATATTTTTTGGTCATAAGGTTGAAGGTCCACCAGCTGTAGAAGGTAATGCTACTTTTTATGTGCAGGATAGTGGTATTCGAATTGGCTCTCACAGCTTTTATCTAGGAGATCTTCTTTACCAAAAGGGTGTGCTAGGGATGGGAATATTTCTAGCTTTTTGGGCCGCTCTACTTGCTTGGTTCTATGAGACTCGCAGAGAGAGACCGATGCTGTGGCCACCTGTGCTAGCTCTATTCACCTTTCAGCTGGCTGTGACCAGCCTACAATTCTCAATGATTGCCAGTATTCTAATGTGTATGCTGATTCATCAACGAGGCCAAGTAAATCATAATCCTTTTGCCAGGAGTGCGTTGTGGAAAAACTAA
- a CDS encoding exopolysaccharide transport family protein — MNHNFNVIRRHRNPLLLLNLFFILATLLSATVLAEIFSPPVWKATAKFNVPNSGGNLNTDIGVGTFNEGTAAFSKEVNPLQIQSTIMTSDSVMEKALSIDPDKDSFPRLKAFKSLFTVEPQPQSTVMLLEAKGSSTELALARARNLAKTYQQRLNELRSSDASFRQDFSQEELQQAQDKLVSAQQELAEFRRVTGIVDSENQTQQLVSSINELRTNLTLLQSEAEASQARADIAASQFNTTPERAIQSLNLAENQEYQEVRQKLAQTEIELTEARGKYKDSSPQIQNLLTRREQLTQELNQRVSTAIPNANLEEIDITLGSNNSTKRLDMISELIASQTTTQGLQQQTNQIQNQINKLTSELNAISASKSKLVELERKHSIAEGVYKGIVAQINKAKIDNFNSYPNVQLIDGPVLDPEPEEASKKLILLGGIMASAFGSVSLLLFLESSSPLLSPKDLVMLDYPILFSIGNLKQPYLSWDNLANKRLNSSFEEASKLREYDESYLPIYKDNSWIGKDQSTDWQCNDLTEREFERLATNFRSLELDNGRVMITSAKSGEGKTTITLGLAIALKKLGFQILVVDGDLQRASLSKHINVTPEQREVEDLEIPTTINLSAGLDFIPAPLLPKEKTAEFLAKGNFEQYLDQVQAEGNYDYILVDTSPVHLTSESMLMAPIVENVLFIVRPGNSDRNSVMDSLEQLKLHKAQIQGLILNGVGDSNSSYRYSYYKPQLPPALVAQQAVPNYDSNHN, encoded by the coding sequence ATGAATCATAATTTTAATGTTATTCGCAGACATCGTAATCCTTTACTATTACTGAATCTATTTTTCATACTGGCTACTCTACTATCAGCAACAGTACTTGCAGAAATTTTTTCTCCTCCTGTTTGGAAAGCCACAGCAAAATTTAATGTGCCTAACTCTGGAGGCAATTTAAATACAGATATAGGTGTAGGTACTTTCAATGAGGGTACTGCTGCTTTTTCTAAAGAAGTAAATCCTCTACAAATCCAGTCAACTATTATGACTAGCGATTCTGTGATGGAAAAAGCCTTATCAATAGACCCTGATAAAGACTCTTTTCCCCGCTTAAAAGCCTTTAAAAGTTTGTTTACTGTTGAGCCGCAACCTCAATCGACAGTTATGTTACTTGAAGCTAAGGGTTCTAGTACTGAGTTGGCTCTTGCTAGGGCGCGTAATTTAGCGAAAACCTATCAACAGCGTCTTAATGAGTTACGTTCTTCAGACGCTAGTTTTCGTCAAGATTTTTCTCAAGAAGAACTGCAACAAGCTCAAGATAAACTAGTGTCAGCACAGCAGGAATTAGCTGAATTTCGTCGTGTTACTGGTATTGTTGATAGTGAAAATCAAACGCAACAGTTAGTCAGTTCTATCAATGAACTGAGAACTAATTTGACTTTACTGCAATCTGAAGCAGAGGCTAGTCAAGCTAGGGCAGATATTGCAGCTAGTCAGTTCAACACTACCCCAGAAAGAGCAATTCAATCACTTAACTTAGCTGAAAATCAAGAATATCAAGAGGTAAGACAAAAGTTAGCTCAAACAGAAATTGAGTTGACTGAAGCACGTGGTAAGTACAAAGACTCCAGTCCTCAAATACAAAATCTTTTGACCAGGCGGGAACAATTGACTCAGGAGCTAAACCAAAGAGTTAGCACCGCAATACCTAATGCCAATCTGGAGGAGATTGATATTACTTTAGGTAGCAATAATTCAACTAAACGTTTAGATATGATATCTGAGTTAATTGCTTCTCAGACAACTACTCAAGGACTCCAACAGCAAACAAATCAAATTCAAAATCAAATTAACAAATTAACTAGTGAATTAAATGCTATTTCTGCTAGTAAAAGTAAACTAGTCGAACTGGAAAGAAAACACAGTATTGCTGAAGGAGTTTATAAAGGGATTGTTGCTCAGATAAATAAAGCCAAGATTGATAACTTCAATAGCTATCCCAATGTGCAACTGATTGATGGTCCAGTTCTCGATCCCGAACCTGAGGAAGCTAGTAAGAAACTAATTTTACTTGGTGGGATCATGGCTTCAGCATTTGGTAGTGTTAGTTTATTGTTATTCCTGGAATCTTCTTCGCCACTACTAAGTCCCAAAGACTTGGTAATGCTGGATTATCCAATATTGTTTAGTATTGGTAATTTAAAGCAGCCTTATTTAAGTTGGGATAACCTGGCTAACAAACGACTAAATTCATCTTTTGAGGAAGCTTCAAAACTTAGAGAATACGACGAATCGTATTTACCAATATACAAAGATAACTCTTGGATTGGAAAGGACCAATCAACTGACTGGCAATGTAATGATTTGACCGAGAGAGAATTTGAGCGTCTAGCAACTAATTTTCGTTCACTAGAGTTAGATAATGGTCGCGTAATGATTACGAGTGCCAAGTCTGGAGAAGGTAAGACTACTATTACTTTAGGTTTAGCGATCGCTCTTAAAAAATTAGGGTTTCAGATTCTAGTGGTTGACGGAGATCTCCAAAGAGCCAGCTTGAGTAAACATATCAATGTTACGCCAGAACAACGAGAGGTAGAGGACTTAGAAATTCCGACAACCATTAATCTCAGCGCTGGATTAGATTTTATCCCAGCTCCTTTACTACCTAAGGAAAAAACAGCTGAGTTTTTAGCCAAAGGAAACTTTGAACAGTATCTCGATCAGGTACAGGCAGAAGGAAACTATGATTATATCCTGGTAGATACTTCTCCTGTTCATCTTACTAGTGAGTCCATGCTCATGGCTCCCATTGTTGAAAACGTATTGTTTATCGTCAGACCTGGAAATAGCGATCGCAATTCGGTGATGGATAGTTTAGAGCAGCTTAAATTACATAAGGCGCAAATCCAAGGTTTAATCTTAAATGGCGTTGGTGATTCAAATAGCAGTTATCGCTATAGTTACTACAAGCCACAATTACCACCAGCCCTTGTCGCCCAGCAAGCAGTACCAAACTATGACTCAAATCATAACTAG
- a CDS encoding glycosyltransferase — protein sequence MSQSLQHHKLDIDQKNPLVSVIIDNYNYGCFLPKAIESVLQQTYKNFELIVVDDGSTDNSREVIESFQGQLTAIFQANSGQGMAFNTGIAKAQGEIICLLDADDYFREDKLAKVVAAFQEHPQWVQVSHGRISVDREGVAIGQGYSTHNYGDVTPLLLEFGRYAMGITSSLAYRRSVLEHILPIPTKRTEAADTFLTVVIPFYGEVGCIDEPLMFYRLHGNNRRGHNDNWPRLIQQRELTATYINETAAKVGLSDRFTLRRDADYRSLKAIEQGKSLGAETLQVIWLSLRESAAIGLSTKDTLERVLRRSFCTLFPTQGKSVLRLGLRGYFRQYLTRVG from the coding sequence ATGTCGCAATCACTGCAACACCATAAGTTAGACATCGACCAGAAAAATCCCTTGGTAAGTGTCATTATTGATAACTATAATTATGGCTGTTTCTTGCCTAAAGCGATTGAAAGTGTTTTACAGCAAACCTACAAAAATTTTGAGTTGATTGTTGTAGATGACGGTTCCACTGATAACTCACGAGAGGTTATTGAATCTTTTCAGGGTCAGTTAACTGCCATTTTTCAAGCCAATAGTGGTCAAGGAATGGCTTTTAATACTGGAATTGCCAAAGCACAAGGCGAAATAATTTGTTTGCTTGATGCAGATGACTATTTTCGTGAGGATAAACTAGCAAAAGTGGTGGCAGCTTTTCAAGAGCATCCTCAATGGGTACAAGTTTCTCATGGGAGAATTTCCGTAGATCGAGAAGGCGTAGCAATAGGTCAAGGATATAGCACTCATAATTATGGTGACGTAACCCCTTTATTGCTTGAATTTGGTAGATACGCCATGGGAATAACCTCCTCACTAGCTTACCGTCGTTCGGTTCTCGAGCACATCTTACCCATTCCTACTAAAAGGACTGAAGCTGCCGATACTTTTTTGACTGTAGTAATTCCCTTTTATGGTGAAGTAGGTTGCATTGACGAACCGCTGATGTTTTACCGTCTTCATGGTAACAATCGTAGAGGACACAATGATAACTGGCCTCGTCTAATCCAACAGCGTGAGCTAACTGCTACTTATATTAATGAGACAGCTGCCAAAGTTGGACTAAGCGATCGCTTTACTCTGCGACGGGATGCCGACTATCGCAGTCTTAAAGCAATAGAACAGGGAAAAAGCTTAGGGGCAGAAACACTTCAAGTTATCTGGCTTTCTCTTCGAGAAAGTGCAGCCATTGGACTCAGTACCAAAGATACTCTAGAAAGAGTTTTGCGGCGGAGTTTCTGCACTTTATTTCCTACTCAAGGAAAATCGGTCTTACGTCTCGGATTGCGGGGCTATTTTCGTCAGTATCTGACTCGCGTAGGATAA
- a CDS encoding DUF3102 domain-containing protein translates to MNFKNLVKEQKNQLSPKPMPNVVNRQCFDYGILDQQTQISVKQKTCEIKGLIRQTAQDIFKVGQKLAEVKQQLKHGQFRNWLKTEFNWSVSSATKFMQVSEQFKNVNFTHFNFSTSALYVLAAPSTPETAREHALQLASRGENITYSLAKLIVKHHKESVEINSYPSSSSQPNLTKLERSDNESQALTIDISENDISENKITDKLEDKSVRIVNIKQEKPKCVEDRIQDFEIIYAGTCIAVEGRPQDLTILFQKMQDNPQFAEDVFRQARSLSE, encoded by the coding sequence TTGAACTTCAAAAATTTGGTTAAAGAGCAAAAAAACCAATTATCCCCAAAGCCAATGCCTAATGTTGTTAATCGGCAATGTTTTGACTATGGGATTCTCGATCAACAAACTCAGATTAGCGTTAAGCAAAAGACATGTGAAATCAAAGGTCTAATTCGTCAAACTGCTCAAGATATTTTTAAAGTAGGACAAAAGCTAGCTGAAGTTAAACAGCAACTTAAGCATGGACAATTTAGAAATTGGCTCAAAACTGAGTTTAATTGGAGTGTTTCATCCGCAACTAAATTTATGCAAGTTAGTGAGCAATTTAAAAACGTAAATTTTACGCATTTTAATTTTTCTACTTCTGCACTTTATGTTTTAGCCGCTCCTTCAACTCCAGAAACTGCCCGCGAACACGCCCTACAACTTGCTAGTCGGGGAGAAAATATTACTTATTCTTTAGCCAAATTAATTGTTAAACACCATAAAGAATCAGTTGAGATTAATTCCTATCCTTCTTCTTCTAGTCAACCAAACCTAACCAAGCTGGAACGATCAGATAATGAAAGCCAAGCATTGACCATTGATATTAGTGAAAATGATATTAGTGAAAACAAGATAACAGATAAACTTGAGGATAAAAGTGTCCGAATTGTTAATATCAAGCAAGAAAAACCGAAATGCGTGGAAGACAGAATTCAAGATTTTGAAATTATTTACGCAGGGACTTGCATTGCAGTAGAAGGTAGACCTCAAGACTTAACAATTTTATTCCAGAAGATGCAAGATAATCCACAGTTTGCTGAAGATGTATTTAGACAAGCAAGATCTTTATCCGAATAA
- a CDS encoding amino acid permease, giving the protein MNIKNPLAKLKAIFSQSNSVKPKSYNTFEGVFKPTLLTILGAIMYLRVGWVVGNAGLLGGMLVIFAALSITLATGLSLSSIASNTRLEAGGPYAMIAKALGLEVGGAIGIPLFLSQACAVAMYIFGFREGWLSIFPQHSTLLVDLMVFLIVLTIAYISAGLAFRIQYLVMALITISLISIFASTTFWESQQTLVLLGNFPGSPENQFTGTTFWEVFAVFFPAVTGIMAGVNMSGELKNSRKNIPRGTLSAIGVSSIVYISLCWWAVRVASPEELVNNYTIMIDRALWHPAVLAGLLAATFSAALSSLVGAPRILVALARDDVIPQGKLISKLSTNGEPRRGLLISSLFVLGALMVRDLNAIAPLITMFFLITYATLNLVVLLESQLGLMNFRPTFKIPSIIPFYGFSSCLLAMLVIDPRFSFIATIIVLAIYFQLVKRPDNPKIAGDVRSGIFEAIAQWAAKKVIEIDVNNYRAWRPTLLVPVEHWSQLLGEFRLLLDVCLPEGSIQLLGLTGEELDSNFSYQIKKLAAAFRRRGIFTTFSLLKFQTPLEGILVILQSSQSTFFRPNILFLRVPEQATDWEQMQPILAEAKRLEVGVMLFGLHPLAGMGRMEIINVWLTPQTGELSFFEKLQQGNLNLTMLMALRLYRSWQGSLHLITVVSSTEEVKPAQQYIEELRDLCRIPNQAKTFVLVGKFEDCITQAPQSDMNFIGLPQKPNFDFVYHMLDLTGSSCLFFRDSSNESAIA; this is encoded by the coding sequence ATGAACATCAAAAATCCTCTAGCAAAACTAAAAGCTATTTTTAGTCAATCCAATTCTGTAAAACCCAAATCCTACAACACTTTTGAAGGTGTATTTAAACCTACTTTGCTGACAATACTAGGTGCCATTATGTATTTGCGGGTAGGTTGGGTAGTGGGAAATGCTGGATTGCTGGGAGGAATGCTAGTAATTTTTGCTGCTCTCAGTATTACCTTGGCTACTGGGTTATCCCTTTCTTCAATTGCTAGTAATACTCGCTTAGAAGCGGGGGGTCCTTATGCAATGATTGCTAAAGCTTTGGGTTTGGAAGTTGGTGGTGCAATCGGTATTCCCTTATTTCTCTCTCAAGCCTGCGCAGTAGCAATGTATATCTTCGGTTTTCGTGAGGGTTGGTTGAGTATTTTTCCTCAACATTCTACGCTGCTTGTCGATTTAATGGTATTTTTAATAGTCTTGACGATCGCATATATAAGTGCAGGATTAGCTTTTCGCATTCAATATTTGGTGATGGCATTAATTACCATCTCCCTGATTTCTATTTTTGCCAGCACAACTTTTTGGGAGTCTCAGCAAACTTTAGTTTTACTGGGAAATTTCCCTGGTTCTCCAGAAAATCAATTTACCGGCACAACTTTTTGGGAAGTTTTTGCTGTGTTCTTTCCCGCAGTTACAGGTATTATGGCTGGAGTAAATATGTCTGGTGAATTGAAAAATAGTCGTAAAAATATCCCCAGAGGAACACTATCGGCTATTGGCGTTAGCAGTATAGTGTATATTTCTCTATGTTGGTGGGCAGTTCGAGTAGCTTCTCCCGAGGAACTGGTTAACAACTACACTATTATGATCGACCGAGCCCTGTGGCATCCTGCGGTTTTAGCAGGACTATTAGCCGCAACCTTTTCAGCAGCTCTTTCTTCATTAGTTGGCGCACCACGCATTTTGGTGGCACTAGCACGAGATGATGTAATCCCTCAGGGGAAATTGATTAGCAAACTATCGACTAACGGTGAACCTCGTCGGGGACTATTGATTAGTAGCTTATTTGTTTTAGGTGCGCTCATGGTTAGGGATTTAAATGCGATCGCGCCTTTGATTACCATGTTTTTCTTGATTACCTATGCAACCCTAAATTTGGTCGTACTCCTAGAATCGCAACTGGGCTTAATGAACTTTCGTCCTACTTTTAAAATACCGTCAATTATTCCTTTTTATGGCTTTAGTAGTTGTCTGCTTGCTATGTTGGTTATCGATCCCAGGTTTAGTTTTATTGCCACGATAATTGTTCTGGCAATTTATTTTCAGTTGGTTAAAAGACCTGATAATCCCAAAATAGCCGGTGATGTCCGCAGTGGAATTTTTGAGGCGATCGCTCAATGGGCAGCGAAAAAAGTCATCGAAATAGATGTTAACAATTATCGAGCTTGGCGACCGACTTTATTAGTACCTGTCGAGCATTGGTCCCAGTTATTAGGTGAATTTCGCTTACTACTCGACGTCTGTCTGCCAGAAGGTTCGATCCAGTTATTAGGACTAACGGGAGAAGAATTGGATTCAAATTTTTCCTATCAGATCAAAAAATTGGCGGCGGCTTTTCGCCGACGGGGTATTTTTACTACTTTTTCGCTACTTAAATTTCAGACCCCATTAGAGGGAATTTTGGTAATTCTCCAATCTTCACAAAGCACTTTTTTTCGTCCCAATATTTTGTTCTTGAGAGTTCCCGAACAAGCTACAGACTGGGAACAGATGCAACCCATACTGGCTGAAGCTAAGAGATTAGAAGTCGGAGTGATGTTATTTGGGTTACATCCTCTAGCAGGCATGGGAAGAATGGAAATAATTAACGTTTGGCTTACTCCGCAAACAGGTGAATTGTCTTTCTTTGAAAAACTACAACAAGGAAATCTTAATTTAACTATGTTAATGGCATTGAGATTATACAGAAGTTGGCAGGGTTCATTACACTTGATTACTGTCGTTTCTAGTACCGAGGAAGTAAAGCCAGCTCAACAGTATATCGAAGAACTGCGGGATCTTTGTCGTATTCCCAATCAAGCTAAAACTTTTGTTCTTGTTGGAAAATTTGAAGACTGTATTACTCAAGCACCCCAATCTGATATGAACTTTATCGGCTTACCGCAAAAACCTAATTTCGATTTTGTCTATCATATGCTTGATTTAACTGGTTCTTCCTGTCTGTTTTTTCGGGATTCTAGTAATGAAAGTGCGATTGCTTAA